One genomic segment of Thermoplasmata archaeon includes these proteins:
- a CDS encoding HAMP domain-containing sensor histidine kinase, with product SIRRQTQDGGTRERLDKIDIQRRLATRIIEEIMTFTQASAIDRKETDIVALLRTAADQASAYRKEGVTLSLDLGETPILTAVDSLKMSQAFVNLIKNAYQATDHGVVSVALSTEDATIRIVVRDTGKGMSPEERELVFKPFFTTKPQGDGVGLGLSFVEAVVEAHGGHIDVASEAGKGSTFTLRLPILAGSPQAREDSESA from the coding sequence GAGCATCCGACGGCAGACCCAGGACGGTGGGACGAGGGAACGGCTCGACAAGATCGACATACAACGGCGCCTGGCGACCCGCATCATCGAGGAAATCATGACGTTCACGCAGGCGAGCGCGATCGACCGGAAGGAGACGGACATCGTTGCCCTGCTCCGCACCGCGGCGGACCAGGCATCCGCCTACCGTAAGGAGGGAGTGACCCTGAGTCTCGATCTGGGAGAGACGCCGATCCTCACCGCGGTGGATTCCCTGAAGATGTCCCAGGCGTTCGTGAATCTGATCAAGAACGCGTACCAGGCGACCGACCATGGGGTGGTGTCCGTGGCCCTCTCCACCGAGGACGCGACGATCCGAATCGTCGTCCGGGACACCGGAAAGGGAATGTCCCCCGAGGAACGGGAACTCGTCTTCAAGCCCTTCTTCACGACCAAGCCGCAGGGCGATGGGGTCGGCCTGGGCCTGAGCTTCGTGGAGGCCGTGGTCGAGGCGCACGGTGGGCACATCGACGTGGCATCCGAGGCGGGCAAGGGCAGCACGTTCACGCTTCGCCTCCCGATCTTGGCGGGATCGCCTCAAGCGAGGGAGGATTCCGAATCGGCGTGA
- a CDS encoding MBL fold metallo-hydrolase yields MASDHLRRVADQVYRLEDRFVNLYLIDLGKIVLVDTGTRKAEDLIRQGLRELGKEVDDIAALLLTHHHADHVGTAGVWRREAGAAAELHRLDAPVAAKRERRRTHGTRPAMKVAAAFMGVITLFIRADPFEADRVLEGGETLDVLGWPIEVIHAPGHTLGSCAFYARSADILFAGDAVNGRRGKPEPPNLVEDAAAAVNSFRRLTDLKAGVLLPGHGSPVRTPSAGPEPGADARDEGP; encoded by the coding sequence GTGGCCTCGGACCACCTCCGCCGCGTCGCGGACCAAGTCTACCGCCTCGAGGACCGATTCGTCAACCTCTACCTGATCGACCTGGGCAAGATCGTCCTCGTGGACACAGGGACTCGGAAGGCGGAGGACCTCATCCGCCAGGGGCTGCGAGAGCTCGGGAAGGAGGTCGACGACATCGCGGCCCTCCTGCTCACACACCATCATGCGGACCACGTGGGCACGGCGGGCGTCTGGAGACGCGAGGCGGGGGCGGCTGCGGAGTTGCACCGGCTCGACGCGCCCGTGGCGGCGAAACGGGAGCGCCGCCGGACGCACGGAACGCGACCCGCCATGAAAGTGGCCGCGGCCTTCATGGGCGTCATCACGTTGTTCATCCGGGCGGATCCCTTCGAGGCGGATCGAGTCCTCGAGGGTGGCGAGACGCTGGACGTCCTCGGTTGGCCGATCGAGGTGATCCACGCGCCGGGACACACCCTCGGGTCCTGCGCCTTCTACGCCCGGAGCGCGGACATCCTGTTCGCCGGGGACGCGGTGAACGGGCGACGGGGGAAGCCGGAGCCTCCCAATCTCGTCGAGGATGCCGCGGCCGCGGTCAACTCCTTTCGCCGACTCACGGACCTGAAGGCGGGCGTCCTGCTCCCGGGACATGGGAGTCCTGTCCGGACGCCGTCGGCCGGACCTGAGCCTGGGGCCGACGCGAGGGACGAGGGACCCTAG
- the purB gene encoding adenylosuccinate lyase, with amino-acid sequence MSLLCPIDFRYGRPKMKAVLDEESRLQRLLDVEAALARAEAAADLIPADAAKAITKHATTEEVTVARVTELEKETRHDLMAVVLALTEASGTEAGKYVHLGATSNDISDTATALQLRDVIAILDEGLEGLARALADLAKRHKGTVMLGRTHGQAATPITFGLKMAVYTAEVERHRERIVEMTKRVVVGKMSGAVGTGAAFGPKALEIQAAVMADLGIGVDEASTQVVGRDRYAEFIAVLANVASSLEKFATEVRNLQRNEIGEAAEAFEAKKQVGSSTMAQKENPVNAENVVSLARIVRALAIPAYENVALWHERDLTNSASERILIPHACVLLDEMITRSIEVFRGLRVYPDRMKENLEATKGQVMSESVMIALARKGMGRQEAHRLVRDIALKARAQRAHLKDALKADKRVKALLSDKEIDEAMRPERYIGQSEAIVASVLARIH; translated from the coding sequence ATGTCCCTGCTCTGTCCGATCGATTTCCGCTACGGCCGCCCGAAGATGAAGGCCGTGTTGGACGAGGAAAGCCGACTCCAGCGCCTCCTCGACGTGGAGGCGGCCCTCGCGCGCGCCGAGGCCGCGGCGGACCTCATCCCGGCGGACGCCGCGAAGGCAATCACGAAGCATGCGACCACGGAGGAGGTCACGGTCGCGCGCGTGACGGAACTGGAGAAGGAGACGCGCCACGACCTCATGGCCGTGGTCCTCGCCCTCACGGAGGCCAGCGGCACGGAGGCGGGCAAGTACGTCCACCTAGGCGCGACGAGCAACGACATCTCGGACACCGCAACGGCACTCCAGTTGCGGGATGTGATCGCGATCCTGGACGAGGGCCTGGAAGGACTCGCACGCGCCTTGGCGGACCTGGCGAAGCGGCACAAGGGGACGGTCATGCTCGGCCGCACGCACGGCCAGGCCGCCACCCCGATCACGTTCGGCCTCAAGATGGCCGTCTACACCGCGGAGGTGGAGCGGCATCGCGAGCGGATCGTCGAGATGACCAAGCGCGTGGTCGTGGGCAAGATGTCCGGGGCCGTGGGCACGGGAGCCGCGTTTGGCCCGAAGGCCCTCGAGATCCAGGCCGCGGTCATGGCGGATCTCGGGATCGGAGTGGACGAGGCGTCTACCCAGGTCGTCGGCCGCGACCGGTACGCGGAGTTCATCGCGGTCCTGGCCAACGTGGCCTCGTCCCTGGAGAAGTTCGCGACCGAGGTGCGGAACCTCCAGCGGAACGAGATCGGCGAGGCCGCGGAGGCGTTCGAGGCGAAGAAGCAGGTGGGCAGCTCCACGATGGCCCAGAAGGAGAACCCGGTGAACGCGGAGAACGTGGTCTCCCTGGCCCGCATCGTCCGCGCCCTGGCGATCCCCGCGTACGAGAACGTCGCGCTGTGGCACGAGCGCGACCTGACGAACAGCGCTTCGGAGCGGATCCTGATCCCCCACGCGTGCGTCCTCCTCGACGAGATGATCACGCGGTCCATCGAGGTGTTCCGCGGCCTGCGCGTCTACCCGGACCGGATGAAGGAGAACCTGGAGGCGACGAAGGGGCAGGTCATGTCCGAGAGCGTGATGATCGCCCTCGCGCGGAAGGGGATGGGCCGGCAGGAAGCCCACCGGCTGGTTCGGGACATCGCCCTGAAGGCCCGCGCCCAGAGGGCCCATCTGAAGGACGCCCTGAAGGCCGACAAGCGGGTCAAAGCCCTCCTGTCGGACAAGGAGATCGACGAGGCCATGCGGCCCGAGCGGTACATCGGGCAGAGCGAGGCCATCGTGGCGTCCGTCCTGGCGAGAATCCACTGA